The nucleotide sequence ATCTGGGGACTGCCGCCGCGATCGGAAGTAAACACCAGGCTTTTGCCGTCCGGCGACCAGGCCGGCTCGGTGTCGATGGCGAAACTCCGGGTCAGACGCGTGAGCCGGCGAGAAGTCAGGTCGGCAACATAAATGTCCGGACTGCCGTCCTTGGACAGGGTGAGCGCCAACCGACCGCCGTCGGGCGACCAGGTGGGCGCGCCGTTGATTCCGGAAAATTCAGCCACTTTCTCGCGTTCCCCGGTGGCCAGGGTTTGAATGTAAACCGCCGAGCTCCGACGCTCGAAAGAAACATAGGCGAGCCGCTTGCCGTCCGGCGACCAGGCCGGCGACATCAGCGGCTCCGGCGAAACCACCACGGTCCGGGGACGATAGCCGTCGGCGTCGGCGATCTGGAGTTTATAGATCCGGCGGCCGTTTTGTTCCGCCACCGTAATATAAGCGATGCGGGTGGCGAATGCACCCGGCTCACCGGTGATCTTCTCGTAAATGAGATCGCTGATGCGGTGAACGGTGCGGCGCAGATCCCGCGTCCGCGCCGGCAGGCGGTAGGCGGCGAGCGCCTTGCCCCGATACACGTCGAACAGGTGGAACTGCACTTCGAACTGATCGGCGCCGCTTTGCCGCAGTCCGCCGATGACCAAATAATCCTGTCCCAACGCCCGCCACGCGGGCCATTGAATATTCTCGGGCCGGCTGGGGCGGGTGAGCATGTCGTCTTCGGGCAGGGGTTCGAAGCGACCGCTGCGAGCCAGATCGGCCTGAATGATTCCGGCCGCGTCCAAGGGCCGCCGCTCCGGCCCGCTCCAACCGAAAGGCACCACGGCAATGGGAAGGGCCCCCTCCACGCCCCGGGTGATTTCGATGGTCAACTCGGCGCGAGCGCCGGATAACCAGCCGACCCAAAGCATCGGAATCAATAGGATGGGGAGCGTGAGGCGATAAATCCGCGGGACAGAAAACATGACCATCATCATCCTTCGGGATCAAACTTGAAATTGAACTCTCGAAACGTTTCGAACACTGCCGGATCGTCCGAAACCGGCAAGGGAGAGGCCTTTCGCACAGCCACCTCGGCGCTGCGATCGAAAGCGGCGTTGCCGCTGGATCGAACCACCCGGGCCTCGACCACCTCGCCGCCGGGAATCAGCCGCACGTGGATTGTACAAGATAAGCCGGTGTGGTACGACGCCGGCCGGAGCCAGTAACTTTCCACTCTTTGCTGGATTCGGTAGCTAGCTTCGTTCACCGCCGCCTGTATCTCTTGCTGCTTTCTCGCCGCTTCCGCCTTCTTTCGGGCTGCTTCGGCCTTGCGGCGGGCGGCCTCCTCGGCCTTGCGGCGAGCGGCTTCTTCCGCCTTCCGTTTGCGTTCGGCTTCGCGACGCTTTTTTTCTTCTTCCAAGCGTTTGCGCTCCGCCTCTTGGCGCTCCCGTTCCAACTTGGCCAGACGCGCCTTTTCCGCCTGCTCGCGCTTTTTCCTCTCCGCTTGGCGCCGGGCTTCTTCTTCGGCCTTTTGGCGACGCGCCTCGGCCAGGGTCTGGAGTCGCTTTTTCTCTTCCTGTTGTTGGCGCTTCAACGCCGCCAGGCGACGTTCCTCGGCCCGGCGTTGGCGTTCGAGTTTTTCCCGCGCCGCCTGAGCCGCCCGGCGCTCGGCCGCTTCCCGGGCTTCGAGGCGTTGCATTTCCGCCTCCACCTGGGCTTGGTCCACGGCCGTGGCGTGAATGATTTCCCGGGGTTGGGGGGGTGTCGGGGACGGTGTGGATGAAGCGTCCCAGCGGAAAAGCAACAAGCCCAGCAGGACAAGATGCATCGCCAGTGAAGCAAAAAAGGGAACCCCCCAGAGCGAAGGGCGATTTGGCGCCGAGATTCGATCGGTCATGGCTGCATCGGCCGGGTCAGCAGTCCCACTTGTTCCACGCCCGCCTCCTGCAGCGCCGCCATTACCCGAACCACGCGCCCGTAAGGCACCTGGTCGTCGCCGGCCACCAACACTCGGGTCTCCGGTTTAAGACGCAATTCAGCGGCGACCCTGGCCAATAGGGTCTTATATTCCACCGCTTCGCGATCGCGCCCCGAGGCCACGTAAAACTGGCCGTCACCGGCGACGGTGACGATCAAAGGCGGCGTATCCTCGGTCGCCACGGGTTTGGCCTCGGCTTGCGGCAGGTTCACGTCCACCCCGCTTTGCAGCAAGGGGGCGGTGACCATGAAAATGATCAACAGCACCAAGGTGACGTCGATGTAAGGCACCACGTTGATCTCGGCCATGGGCCGTCGACGGGGTCTCTCTCTTGTCATCGGGAGCTTCTTAATCCTTTATATTCGTCCACGGTTAAACGCGCCTTTGCGAGTCACTTTTCCAAAGCCCGCTGCTGCAGCAGGCACAAAAATTCCTCGGCGAAATGCTCGTAGCGCCGTCCCAGTCGATCGATGCGATTGGTATAGCGGTTATAGGCGATCACCGCCGGAATGGCGGCGAACAGCCCCATGGCGGTGGCGATCAGGGCTTCGGCGATACCCGGCGCCACCAGGGACAAGGTGGCTTGTTGGACATTCGCCAAGGCACGGAAGGAATTCATGATCCCCCACACGGTGCCGAACAGGCCCACGTAAGGACTGGTGGAGCCCACCGTGGCCAGAAACGGCAAGCGTTCATCCAGCGCTTCCAGAGCCCGTCCAACGCCCACCCGCATGGCCCGTTCGACGTTTTCGGACAACAAGGCGGGAGGCGCCTCACGCTTGAACAGGCGGACGAACTCCCGGTAACCGCTGAGGAACACCGTCTCCAGTCCGCGGGGTTCGGCTTTGACCAGCTGTTTGTACAACTCGGCCAAATCGATGCCCGACCAGAAGCGGCCTTCGAACACTTCGGCCTCGGTCTCGGCGCGTTTGAGCTCGCGGGATTTTTGAAAAATCACCGCCCAGGAAAATACGGAGGCGGCGAGCAGCAAAGTCATCACCGCTTGCACCAGCAGACTGGCGTTGAGGATCAAATCGAGCAGGGATTCATTCATGGCAAGGCAATGCTTTCCTTAAATTTTCAGGCATGGGCCGCGGCCGGAAGGCTCCGGCATCCAAGCAGGCGATGCGCACCCGGCCCTCGCACAACACCGCCTCGTCATTGCGCACCGTCTGGAAAAAATCCAGGCTGGCGCGCCGATAATCGGTCAATTTACAGCTCACCTCGAGCAGGTCGTTGAAGCGGGCCGGACGCAGATACTCGGCCTCGATGGATCGAACCGCGAACAGCACGCCTTCCCGCGCTCTGAGCTCATCCTGCTCGAAGCCCAGGGCGCGCAGGAATTCGGTCCGCGCCCGTTCGAAAAACTTCAGATAATTGGCGTAATAGACCACGCCGCCGGCGTCGGTGTCCTCGTAATAAACCCGTACCGGCCAGGTAAACGGCTTCATGACCCTTCGCGTTTTCGCAATTGCAATCCTTTCGCCACGGCGCAATGCATGGTGGCTAAATTTTCCTCCAAGGAACCGTCCCGATGAAACAAGCTCTGAGTACCGGCCACCAACACGTCCGCGCCGGCGCCCACCAAGTCCGGAATGTTGGCGAACGATACCCGCCCGTCGATCTCGATGGCCACCTCGTCGAAACCGCGCTCGTCCAGGAACTTGCGGCATTCGGCCACCCGCTGCCGGGCGTAGGGAACCTGGGTCACCCCCGGATGACCGGCGAAACCCGGATTGATCAACATCAACAGCACGTAATCGATGCGATCCAGGCAATACTCCAACACCCTGAGCGGCGTGGCCGGCTTGAGCGCGATGCCGGAACAAATACCGCTCCCGTGCAGCTTTTCCAGGAGGCGGTCCACATGTCCGGCCGATTCGTAATGGAAACACAGCCGTTCCACCCCGATATCGATCATTTCATCAATGAAAAAGTCGTGTTCGGTCACCATCAAGTGGACGTCGAACGGCAGATCCGTGCGGGGCTTGAGTTGACGCACCGCCTCGATCCCCAAGGGCATACTGGGACTGAAATGGCCGTCGATCAGATCCACATGGAGAAAGTCCACGTTGAGCGTATCCAAGGCCTTCACCTCCCGCGCCAGCCGGCATTGATCGACGCAAATGAGAGAAGGTGCGAGGGCGACGGCGGTATCTTGCTCAGTCAAACAAATTTTCATTGGCGCCACCGGGAGGGTTGAGTCCGAAGTGGAGATAGGCTTGCGGAGTTGCCGTCCGACCGCGCGGCGTCCGCATCATGAATCCTTGCTGGATGAGATAAGGCTCGAGCACGTCCTCGATGGTGCCGCGCTCTTCGCCGATCGCGGCGGCCAGGCTGTCCAATCCCACCGGTCCGCCGCCGAATTTCTCGATCAAGGTGATGAGCAGCTGCCGATCGAGCTGGTCGAAGCCGTTGGGGTCCACCTTGAGCATCTCCAACGCGCCGGCGGCGATGGGCTGAGTCACCCGCCCGTTGCCCTTGACCTGGGCGTAGTCGCGTACCCGCCGGAGCAGGCGATTGGCGATTCGGGGCGTGCCGCGCGCGCGGCGGGCGATCTCCCGAGCGCCGTCGGACTCGATCTCCAGGCCCAAGATCCGCGCCGAGCGGGTGACGATGCGGGCCAAATCGCCCGCCGAATAAAACTCCAGCCGGTGAACGATGCCGAAACGGTCGCGCAGGGGGGAAGTCAAAAGACCGGCGCGGGTGGTGGCCCCCACCAGGGTGAAAGACGGCAAATCCAGTTTGATGGAACGGGCCGCCGGCCCCTCGCCGATGACGATGTCGAGCTGGAAATCCTCCATCGCCGGATACAGCACTTCCTCCACCACCGGACTCAAGCGGTGGATCTCGTCGATGAACAATACGTCGTGACGTTCCAGGTTGGTCAGAATCGCGGCCAGATCCCCGGGCTTTTCCAGCACCGGCCCGGAGGTCTGGCGCAGATTGACCCCCATCTCGTGGGCGATGATATGGGCCAGGGTCGTCTTCCCCAATCCGGGCGGGCCGAAAATCAGCACGTGATCGAGGGATTCCCCCCGCCCCCGGGCCGCCTCGATGAAGATGGAGAATTGTTCCTTGAGCTGCGGCTGGCCGATGTAGTCGGCCAGGCTGCGAGGACGGATCGCCCGGTCCAGGGCCTCCTCTTCGCTGAGCTGGACGGGGCCGACGACGCGGTCTTCGATCATTGCGCCCCCGCGCTTTGCAGGGCCAGGCGGATCAATTCCTCCACCGAATCGGCGCGATCCGCGACCCGTTTAAGCAACCGCTGGGCTTCCTGCGGCTTGTAGCCGAGCGCGGTCAAGGCATCGAACGCCTCGCGCGCCGGATCGGCGGCCGCCCCCACCGGCAGCGCTGCAGCGGAGGTGGACTGCGGCAGACGATCGCGCAACTCGACGATCAAACGTTCGGCGGTCTTTTTGCCGATCCCCGGCAAGCGTTGAAGACTCAAGGCATCGCCTTGGCTAACGCAGCGCTGGAACTCATCGGTGCTGAGACCGGAAAGGATCGCCAGCGCCAAGCGCGCCCCTACTCCGTTGACTCGGATCAACGAGCGAAACAGGACCCGCTCGGATTCGGTGGCGAAACCGAACAAAACGTGGGCATCCTCGCGCACCGCTAGATGGGTGAAGAGGGTCACTTCTCCGCCCGTTTCGGGCAATTGGTAGAAGGTGGACATGGGCGCGTCCACCTCGTATCCCACACCATTCACATCGATCAACAGCGACGGCGGTTGTTTGGCAGCCAGGGTACCGCGCAGAAAGCCGATCATGCCACGCTCACGGCATAGCGTTGCCGGGTTTGCTGGTAATGGGCATGGCACATGGCCACCGCCAGGGCGTCGCTGGCGTCCAAAGGAAGCTCGGCGTGAAAATTGAGAAGCATTTTAACCATATGCTGCACCTGCAACTTGTCGGCCCCTCCCTTGCCCACCAACGCCTGTTTGACTTGGCGGGTGGCGTACTCGTAAATCGAGAGGTCCCGTGCCAATCCGGCGCAAATGGCCGCGCCCCGCGCCTGCCCCAGTTTAAGGGCGGAATCGGCGTTTTTGTGCACGAACACCTGTTCGATCGCCATCGCTTCGGGCCGGTACTCGCCGACCACTTCCAGCACACCGTCGTAGACGATTTTAAGGCGACTGGGAAAGTCGTCGGCCACACTTCGGACGCATCCTGCCGCCACCAGCCGCATTCGCGATCCTTCCACATCCACCACCCCGAAACCGGTAATCCGCGAGCCGGGGTCAATCCCTAAGATTCTGGGCACCATTCCCAACCATTGGGCTCGTTATTCGATCGCCGCCAGCACTTCTTCGCTGATGTCGGCGTTGGAGTATACCTGCTGGACGTCGTCCAGATCCTCCAACCGCTCCAGCAAGCGTACCATTTTCTCCGCCTCGCGGGCTTCCAACGCCACCGACGTGCTGGCGCGCATGGTGACCTCGGCCGTTTCCGGCGCCTGGCCGGCATCGATCAATACCTGCTTGGCGGTCTCGAAATTTTCCGGCGGAGTCAGCACCTCGATGCTACCGTCCTCGCCCGTAATCACGTCGTCGGCACCGGCTTCCAAGGCCGCCTCGGTGATCGCATCCTCGTCGCTGCCGGGCGGATACGTGAACATGGCCGTATGAGTGAACAGATAGGCCACCGAGCCATCGGTGCCGAGATTGCCGCCGGCCTTGCTGAACGCATGCCGAACCTCGGCGACGGTACGATTGCGGTTATCGGTGAGGCAATCCACCATCACCGCTATCCCGCCGGGACCGTAACCCTCGTAACGGACCGCCTCGAAATCGTTCCCGTCCTGGCCGCCGGAACCCTTGGTGATGGCCCGCTGAACGGTGTCCTTGGGCATGTTTTGGGAAAGCGCTTTGTCAATCGCCGCTCGCAGACGCGGGTTGGTGGAAGGGTCGTCTCCTCCCAACCGGGTCGCGACGGTGATTTCCCGAATCAGTTTGGTGAAGATCTTACCGCGCTTGGCATCCTGCGCGTTTTTACGATGACGAATGTTCGCCCATTTACTGTGTCCTGCCATAGCCTCTTTTAAATCAATAACAACGAATCTGGGTTTTTCTATTATACAGGTGGGAACCCCCCTCATCACGCCGGCAAATAGTGCGATATTCGCCCGGGATTTAGCCTGCCCGACCCAATAGCGCGGTATCGGTTAACCTTTTTTCTGTCCGATAGCCATCGGAATATCCATTTCCTCCCAAGGTCGCGGAATCTTAACGGCATCACCCTGAGCATAATCCACTCCGAGCTCTTGTAACACTTCAAGAATCGATTCACTGTCCGCGCACTGCCCCACCGTCTGAATACCCATCGCATGAGCGGCTTGGTTGATCGCTTCGGCGACGGCCTGTTTGGTCGGGTCTTCAGCCAGGTTTTGGATAAAACTGCCATCCAATTTCAAAAAATCCACCGTCAACGTTTTCAGATGGTCGAAGGAGGCGATGACACTGTTGAAATTCTTGATGATGAATAAGCAACCAAGCGCTTTGAGCTCCTGGATGGATTGCCGGGCTTGATTCAGATGGGTGAGTGTGGCGGATTCGACGATTTCGAAACACAACGCAGGGGCGGGGGCTCCGTGCACAGTGAGCAATTGCCGAACAAATTCAATGAAGTGGTCTTCGGTCAACGACGCAATGGATAGATTGACCGCATAGACGGGCAAACTGTCCGGCGCGGTCTGGCGATGCTTTTCCGCGATGTGGGCGACGACTTTGCGCAGCACCCAACGGTCGATGGCCGGCACCAGATGATAGCGCTCCGCCACCGGCATAAATGCCCCGGGATCGACCAGGCTGCCGTCTTTCTCCACTAAGCGAAGCAGAATTTCATAGTGCGGTCGACCAGTCGCCCGAGCAAGGCGGCTGACGGGTTGATAATAAAGGCGGAAGCGATCTTCATCCATGGTCCGGGTAAGACGCGCCACCCACTCTCTCTGGGCTCGCTGCTCGGCAATTCCGGCATCATGCGGTTTGAACACATGCACGCGGCTGCGCCCTTTTTCCTTGGCCATATAGCAAGCTGCATCGGCGGCGCTGAGAATGGAAGCAATATCGCCGTTTCTCAGCGCCGCCACCCCGATGCTTACACCTACCGGAAAGGTCTTGTCTTCCCAGGTGAAATGGAAGTTCCGCACGATTTCGCAAAGCTCGATGGCAAGACTCCGGGCTTGGTCGAGCGAACAGTGTTCGAGCAGCAAGGCAAACTCGTCCCCTCCCAATCGTGCCAACGTATCACGCTGACGCAGCTTGGACTGAAGTAGGGCACTGAGCGAGCGCAGCAACTCATCGCCGGCGGCATGACCGCAGGCATCGTTGACGTACTTGAATTGATCCAGATCGAGATAGCACAGCGCATGCTCGGAGGGGGCTTCACGCGTACTATCCAGCACTCTGGCCATGCGCCGCTCGAGCTCCGTGCGGTTGACGAGGCCGGTAAGAGGATCATGGGAAGCCTGATAGGAAAGCTGTTGAGTTAAAGCCTGAAACTCGGTCGCGTCCCGGAGCAGGAGCACCGCCCCGGTGATCCTCCCTTCCACCAGGACCGGATAGGAGGAACATTCGGCATGAAAAGAACTACCGTCCTTGCGCTGGAGCCGGTGCGTGGATCGATGCCCCCTCTGGGAGAAGAAGTCATAGCCCGCCCCCGCCTCCGCGGGGCACGTCTCCTTGTTGGCGTCACGATAAATTTTTTGGGCGATGTCCTGCCCCAAAAACTCTTCCCGTGTATAGCCCAGCATGTCGAGAGCAGCCTCATTGATGAAGGTACAAGCACCTTCGGTATCGAGCCCCAAAATACCTTCTCCGACTGAATCCAACAATAAGCGGAAGCGGGCTTCACTCTGGCGCAACGCGGTTTCCACCCGCCTGCGCTCGTAAAGTTCACGATCCAGGTTGGTATTGGCGGCTTTTAGAATTTCACTCTGTTTTTCCAACTGGGTCGTGCGCTGGGCCACCAAATCCTCGAGGCGCCGGCGGTAATATTCCAACTCTTGTTCGGTTTCCTTGTCTTCCGTGATATCCACGAGAACGCCTTGTAAAAAAAGCGGCAGGTCCGCTTCGTCGCACACCACATTCCCTTCGTCCAGAAACCAGCGCGCCCGTCCATCCCGCGTCAAGAGCCGGTATTCGCGGCGCAGCGCAACATGCTGCTCACAGGTTTTGGCGTAGGCTTCGATCACGCGCTCGCGGTCGTCCGGATGAATCCGATTGAGCAGCCCGTCCGGCTCGTCGAACCATTTTTCAAAGGGGAATCCCAACTGTTGAATCTGGGGATTGATGTACAGTAGTTTTCCCGGCGTCTCGAGCGAAGCGATATAAGTGATGGCCGGAATTTGCTCCACCAAAGTACGATACTTGGCTTCGGCCTCGCGTAGCCGTTTCTCGGCCGCCACCTTTTCCTGGATAATTCGCTGTTCGCGCAGCATCCGAATGACAGCGGCCGGAAGCCACTGCAGGAACGCCTGCTCCGCATCCTTGACCAAATAATCGCGCGCGCCGCGCTTCAGTGCTTCCACCGCGACCTGGGCACTGTCCGTACCGGTCAACATCACCACGGGTATCGGCAGCTCACCGTTTTCCTCGACAAGCTCGGCGAGAAATTCCACGCCGCTAAAATCCGGCAAACGGTGGTCGAGCACGATGCAATCGAGCCGCTCGTTACGGGCGAGTTCGAGCCCCTGCCTGCCGGTTTCGGCCTCCAGAATCACATACTGGTTAGTTGCGTCTTGTGCCAGAGCTCGCCGGCAGGCCAGGCGGTCGACTCGATCGTCGTCCACCAGCAGCAAGCGGATGATCGGAATGTTGGACATGGCGTTCACTCCGGTAATTCACTGAGGGTCCAGTAAACATCGATGGTGCGTATCGTCTCGACAAATTGTCCATAGTCCACGGGCTTGCGCATATAGCCGGCCACCCCGAGATCAAAACTTTCTACTTTGTCTTCCTGCTCCTCGGATGTGGTGAGCACAACGACCGGAAGATACCTTAACTCCGGGTCCGCTTTGATCGCGCGCAAAAATTCGATGCCATTCATGATGGGCATGTTGAGATCGAGCAAGAGAATACAGGGTCGCTCCTTGCTTGGATCGCTTAGATAAACGAGCGCCTCCTCACCGTGCTCCACATGCGCCAGGGGATTGCCCACGTGCAATTCCTTGAGAGCGCGCCGGACAGTCATGGCATCCACTTGATCGTCTTCGATTAACAGAATGGGTTTGGTTTTCAATCGCATGATCACTTTTGTTTTGGGAGTGTTTCGGGGATTCTTTTCGGCAAGGTAAAGAAAAAGGTGGTGCCTTGACCGACAGCGGATTCGACCCAAACACGGCCTTCGAATTGTTCGGCGATCTTCTTGACAATCGCAAGCCCCACACCTGTACTCTCCACCCGATCTCGCGGATTCAAGGTCTGGAATAGATGGAAAATGCGGTCGAAATGACGCGACTCGATCCCCGGGCCGTTGTCCGCCACGCTGAACCGCCAACTTTCGCCTTGGTCGGCCCAATCAATTCGAATCCGTCCCCGGGGCTTGTCCATGAAGCGGAGCGCATTGGCGATGAGGTTCTGGAACAACTGTTGGATTCGGATCTTTTCCGCCCGGATCGTCGGCATATCGGCGGCGACGGTGACAGTGACGTGGGCGGGCGGCGCCAGCGAATCGATCACTTCGTGCACCAATTCGTTGAGATCGACCGCGACCTGCGCTTCATGGATTCGTCCGATGCGAGAATACCGCAATACGCCGTCGATCAGGGCATCCATGCGCCGTACCCTTTGGATGAGCAAACGCAGATGCTCCTGCCCTTCGGCGTCGAGACGTTCTTTCTGATCGGTAGCGATCCAGTCGGCCAGCGAGCCGATGGCGCGCAAGGGTGCCTTGAGATCATGGGAAACCACATGAGCGAAGTTCTTGAGCTCTTCGTTGGCGATTTCCAAATCGTGGATCAAGTGTGCCTGCTCGCGTGCCTTTTCCGCCTCCAACCGTTTGCGCTCAGTGACATCATACACCGTCGCCAGTACCAAACCGCTATCCATGGGGCTGAGACTCACGTCCGCAGCGAACTCGTTTCCGTCTTTGCGCAAGCCATAAATATCGAGCCCGGCGCCCATGGTGCGGCTTTTGGGTCGCACGGCGAATTCGGCACGCCTTGCGCTATGGGTTGCGCGAAATCGCCGGGGAATCATGTCTTCGAGCGTGAGCTCCAAGAATTCATCCAAGGTATAACCGAACAATCGTTCGGCGGCGGGATTGGCAAACAGAAGTCTACCGTCGGGAGCGACGAGAAGCATCGCATCCGCGGCGATTTCCAGTAACTCGCGGAGACTTTTCTTCTCCAAGATAGCCAGTGCGGCTCGTCGTGACGGCAGTTTTATTCCTCCATTTCCTCGGTATTTTCATCGACCCTTCCAAGGAGCCAATAAGTGATCCCGAGCGCCAACACCACTACCCCGGTCGCGGCCACGAATGGCCAATCGATGATTTTGAAATCCAGCACGATCACTTTCCGGGAAACGGCCATCAACGCGGTCGCCACCACCAAGCGAACCGGGATCACATCGGTGCGCAAATAAAGCGTAATGTTGATAAAAATCTCGATCGCGATCAATACCGCAAGAAAAGCGCCGAACACGGCAAAAATATCACTGACCTCAAGCAGAAAAAGCGGCGGCTTCGACAATCTTTGATAAAGGGTCCAAAGCACATCGAAAACACTCAGGATAATCAACCCGGTCATCAATATCGCCAGTACTCGAACCGCCCCCAGAATCGTCTTGTGCAGCACTCGAATCAATGGATCTTCGTGCTCGGTGGGCAATTCCTCGTACCGACGCCGTTTCGTCCATTCCTGTTGAAAATGGCGGGACATGGTATCGAGAATCTGCTGCTGGCCACGCACGGTCTCCTCTTCGGTCGCCGGCTTTCCTTCAACCAAAGAAGCAAACTCCCGATCGGACAGCCTCTTGAATGCCATACCGAAATCCTCGAACTCGCGCGTGTCGATGGGAACTTTTTCGATTACCCGAACGCCGACGTGGCGGGAATCCTTTTTGATCCGCTTGAAGGTCTCTTCCACCGCTTCTCTGGAACCTTCCAAGGTCTGCAAGAACATCTTATTGCCGTAGAATAAAATGCCGGTCACGCCGCAAGCGCCATTGTTGGCGCGACTGACCGTCAGCAACCCATCCAACTCCTGATCACTGAAGGATTGCCGCGCCTGGCTGATGTAACTGAGCCTTATCATTATTCCCCTCCTCCGAGCGGATCACCTCAACCCTTGACCCCGTTTCTCGGCAGTATACCATCCAGCCAATCGACAAGAGCAGGAAGCACAAACGTGAGGCACAGTGCTAGTCGCGTTGATGACGGCGCCCGCGTCCGGCTGATTTACGCGATCGCCCCGAGCGTAATCGAGAATCCCGCCGACCGTTATTTTTCAGCTTATGATGTTTTCCCGCCTGCTGAGCCCGGGCGACCGAGGCGGCGGCGTGGGCATCCTCCCGAGCCGCCTCCCGTTCGAGCAATTCGAGTTCGGCGAGCACCGCCGCCGGCGCCACATCCAATAGCCGCTCTCCATCCAGACCGAGGATATCGATCCGATCTCTGAGCTCGGGACCCAAAGGCAAACTCAAGTCGGTCCCCACGCCGTCATTCGGCAGGCAACCCCACCTTGCTCGCACATAGGACTGAATCAAGGCGCCAATCTGCTCCGCCTTTCGTTTCGACATATCTTGAATCAACATTTACCAGGATTTTGCACGCCCGAGGTGTATCTCCCTGCGAAGCGGGTGCCCCTTTTCGCATCGAACAAGAACAGGGAGCAACTCACGAATATATGGTTGGGGCCCAAACTCGCGTCGATGATAGTATGAGACAAGGACTAACGTATAAAATTGAACGTATCAATTTGAGCTTACGCGGATACTCTCCCCATCGGAGGATTTGCCATGTTACAGCGATTTTATTCACTCGCCGTCTTGACTCTGTCGCTTCTGATTGCGCTTCCCTTATCGGCGGCCGACCTGACCCGCAATCAGGTGGTGGCGCTTTTAGAGAAAGCCACCCCGGACCGACCCGCCGATCTCAGGCGCAAGGATCTCAAGCGCGTGGACTTGTCCGGATTGGACCTTCGCCACGCTGATTTATGGGGCGCCGACTTGCGCTACGCCAATCTCAGCCGCGCCAACCTCGCCGGGCAAAATCTGGATCTGACCATTATGCGCGGCACCGACTTGTCTCACGCCAATTTGGAAAACGCGAGTATTTTCGGCGTAACCATGATCGGCGCCAATCTTACCGGCGTCAACCTTAGAAACAGCCGGGTCATGGCCACTTTGGACCGGGCCAAGCTGGTGGGCGCCGACATCGAAGGTTCGTTTTGGGGCGCCGACATGAAAAACCAGAGCATGGGGCTGATGCGCGCCAGCTGCAACAACGCCGATTTCACCGATGCCAATCTGAAAAACGCCGACTTCAATCGGGTCCTGCTGCGTTTCGCCAGGCTGAAAAACGCAAATATGGAGGGCATCGACCTGTTCCGTGCCGATTTGTCGGGCGCCAACCTCGCGGGAGCCAAGCTGAACAACGCCGATCTGCGCAAGGCCAAGCTGAAACAGGCCGATTTCACCGGCGCCGAGGTAGAAGGGGCGAAATTCGAAGAAGCTGAAGGCCTTTCCTCCACCCGGGGGCTTGAACATTAAACGAAGATGGCGTTTCACCCATGTCAGAGCTGAAAAAATGGGCCGGTATTATCTGTCAACAAGATCTCCCCATTTTCCGTTACACCAT is from Methylohalobius crimeensis 10Ki and encodes:
- a CDS encoding phosphate-starvation-inducible PsiE family protein; the protein is MIRLSYISQARQSFSDQELDGLLTVSRANNGACGVTGILFYGNKMFLQTLEGSREAVEETFKRIKKDSRHVGVRVIEKVPIDTREFEDFGMAFKRLSDREFASLVEGKPATEEETVRGQQQILDTMSRHFQQEWTKRRRYEELPTEHEDPLIRVLHKTILGAVRVLAILMTGLIILSVFDVLWTLYQRLSKPPLFLLEVSDIFAVFGAFLAVLIAIEIFINITLYLRTDVIPVRLVVATALMAVSRKVIVLDFKIIDWPFVAATGVVVLALGITYWLLGRVDENTEEMEE
- a CDS encoding pentapeptide repeat-containing protein — protein: MLQRFYSLAVLTLSLLIALPLSAADLTRNQVVALLEKATPDRPADLRRKDLKRVDLSGLDLRHADLWGADLRYANLSRANLAGQNLDLTIMRGTDLSHANLENASIFGVTMIGANLTGVNLRNSRVMATLDRAKLVGADIEGSFWGADMKNQSMGLMRASCNNADFTDANLKNADFNRVLLRFARLKNANMEGIDLFRADLSGANLAGAKLNNADLRKAKLKQADFTGAEVEGAKFEEAEGLSSTRGLEH